A stretch of Imperialibacter roseus DNA encodes these proteins:
- a CDS encoding alpha-L-rhamnosidase-related protein, with amino-acid sequence MKQLLCLLWISLAFASCDTAIRPTSLLLSLDSVEHISGKPEYLGSPFVTAGDRVYMIGHQDGSFPDLGWHVEGEMGGIWDHPIKLMDGFSLNIKEVTGKEAYCLDKADEFINYPFANKHIFRKGDLLIQRTQFVPDDGMEGLVVEYAITNESENEKELELAFTGMVDLRPVWLAERKNIEDARDTLFLQELSETYLGKDLNNDWYTIFGSSESVVGYRIDESPCPQGRKGLGTDGTIVSRVTIQPDETYPVQYYIAGSYTSADEAHATYDQLKGTASVALKNKMKRYDQIAQASSISIPDKDIETMYRWVKYNTAWLIRDVPEIGRGVSAGLPDYPWWFGADNCYTLQGMLATGSPAEVNATINLIEKLSMELNGNGRIIHETSTNAETYNPGNLNETPQFISLLWTFYQWTGHKETLEKYYPEVKKGISWIEAQDKDGNGYPDGPGMMEIHGLHSEMVDVVVYTQQAYEAAAQMAIEMGEPNLGAEYQKKADALKKKINSEWWVESAQSFADFRSTKAQALELIDAAIVRADTINKPWSIKELEQTKKELTSKATANTSGYVVHHNWVVNTPTEMGIADPEKADKALATARKYSNRFGMYVTGMDRDEASDASSKWKSFSYVGAVMTLPTGVQAISEARYGHPDEALGYLKKLHNSFSYALPGSMYEVSPDYGMIVQAWNIYAVAVPVVNYFFGIQPEAHKKQVTIAPDMPEGWDNVSISNVLVGDNNISFTKSSKDSLVTYQITQRNPDWTVLLKLPSQATSTVLINGKVASSTEKNNYVTITLTGPDNIVSIQQ; translated from the coding sequence ATGAAACAACTCCTTTGCCTTTTGTGGATCTCTCTGGCTTTTGCGTCTTGTGACACCGCCATCAGACCAACCAGCCTTTTGCTAAGCCTCGACAGCGTAGAGCATATCAGTGGCAAGCCGGAGTACCTGGGCAGCCCATTTGTAACTGCCGGCGACCGGGTTTACATGATTGGCCATCAGGATGGTAGTTTTCCTGATCTTGGCTGGCATGTTGAAGGAGAAATGGGCGGCATCTGGGACCATCCGATTAAATTAATGGATGGATTTTCGCTGAATATCAAGGAAGTAACCGGAAAGGAAGCCTATTGCCTCGACAAGGCCGATGAATTCATTAACTACCCTTTTGCCAACAAACACATTTTTCGTAAAGGCGATTTACTGATACAAAGAACGCAATTTGTACCTGACGATGGCATGGAAGGACTGGTTGTAGAATATGCCATTACCAATGAGAGTGAAAATGAAAAAGAGCTCGAGCTTGCCTTCACGGGCATGGTCGACCTAAGGCCCGTTTGGTTGGCTGAAAGAAAGAATATTGAGGACGCCAGAGACACCCTCTTCCTGCAGGAACTTTCCGAAACATATTTAGGAAAAGACCTCAACAACGACTGGTATACAATATTTGGCAGCAGCGAATCTGTGGTCGGATACAGAATAGATGAAAGCCCCTGCCCTCAGGGAAGAAAGGGGCTGGGCACCGACGGCACCATTGTTTCGAGGGTGACCATACAGCCTGACGAAACCTACCCGGTTCAGTACTACATCGCTGGCTCGTACACGTCAGCCGATGAAGCCCACGCCACCTATGATCAGCTCAAAGGTACAGCATCGGTGGCTCTGAAGAACAAAATGAAGCGGTACGACCAAATAGCCCAGGCATCATCTATATCCATTCCTGACAAAGACATCGAAACCATGTACCGCTGGGTAAAGTACAACACGGCCTGGCTGATCAGGGATGTGCCCGAAATAGGGAGAGGTGTTTCCGCCGGCTTGCCCGACTATCCGTGGTGGTTTGGTGCCGACAATTGCTACACGCTTCAAGGCATGCTGGCCACGGGCTCACCGGCTGAAGTGAACGCCACCATCAACCTGATCGAAAAGCTATCAATGGAGTTAAACGGCAATGGCCGAATCATTCATGAAACATCGACCAATGCCGAAACCTACAATCCAGGCAACCTTAACGAAACACCGCAATTTATTTCCCTTCTCTGGACTTTCTACCAATGGACCGGGCACAAGGAAACACTCGAAAAATACTACCCGGAAGTAAAGAAAGGCATCAGCTGGATTGAAGCACAGGACAAAGATGGCAACGGCTATCCTGACGGCCCCGGCATGATGGAGATCCATGGACTGCATAGCGAGATGGTGGATGTGGTGGTGTATACCCAACAAGCATACGAGGCTGCAGCGCAAATGGCCATAGAAATGGGCGAACCAAATCTTGGCGCTGAATACCAAAAGAAGGCTGATGCACTAAAAAAGAAAATTAATAGCGAATGGTGGGTAGAAAGTGCCCAATCGTTCGCTGACTTCCGCTCCACAAAGGCACAAGCGCTGGAGTTGATCGATGCGGCCATCGTACGGGCCGACACCATCAACAAGCCCTGGTCGATCAAAGAGCTGGAGCAAACAAAAAAAGAGCTGACCTCCAAAGCAACAGCTAACACCAGCGGCTACGTGGTTCACCACAACTGGGTCGTTAACACGCCGACTGAAATGGGCATTGCCGATCCTGAAAAGGCTGACAAGGCTTTGGCTACTGCCAGAAAGTACAGCAACCGTTTCGGCATGTACGTGACGGGCATGGACAGAGATGAAGCCAGCGATGCCTCCAGCAAATGGAAGTCGTTCAGCTATGTGGGTGCCGTGATGACACTACCAACAGGCGTGCAGGCCATATCAGAGGCAAGATACGGGCATCCCGACGAGGCGCTTGGCTACCTGAAAAAACTGCACAACTCATTTAGCTACGCCCTGCCTGGCTCCATGTACGAAGTGAGCCCTGATTATGGCATGATTGTGCAGGCATGGAATATCTATGCGGTGGCGGTACCTGTTGTTAACTACTTCTTCGGGATTCAGCCCGAAGCCCACAAAAAGCAGGTAACGATAGCACCCGACATGCCCGAGGGCTGGGACAATGTTTCCATCAGCAATGTGTTGGTGGGCGACAACAATATTAGCTTCACAAAAAGCTCGAAAGACAGCCTGGTCACCTATCAGATAACACAACGAAATCCTGACTGGACAGTATTATTAAAACTGCCGAGCCAGGCAACTTCAACAGTTTTAATCAACGGAAAAGTGGCTTCCTCAACGGAAAAGAATAACTATGTCACTATCACCCTGACAGGGCCGGACAATATCGTATCTATTCAGCAATAA
- a CDS encoding alpha-2-macroglobulin family protein: MQRVLKQLFACSAIFYLLTACGGSGPAARKDDFSSPKNLYVDYISSFTGGVISRTSSIRIRLTKSAGDSLAGKAVDASFFKFSPSMKGTALWEDNRTIVYTPSEYLPSNTKYEAIFSLGKVLKDVPGDRSEFKFTFQTLIQNFDGIVNNLQPYDKKDLKRMRIDGQVQTADFADIENVENVLKATQGGKDLKVTWKHGDNNMHAFVVEEVTRSEKESTVTLAFNGTSIGAEKSEEQEVKVPSLSDFSVLSSKFVTGAEDYISILFSDPLDDRQALQGLIQLAGNSNRHRTVISLNELKIYPTSTLQGSVEVTIHNSLKNIAGYNLKQDYSTSLEMVQVKPEIRLVDTSGKSILPSTNGVILPFEAVGLSAVDVTVTRVFEDNMLQYLQTNNMGGRYELRRVGRPVTQTVIQLNNSGVTNLNKWNRFTLNLEEIIKTAPGAVYEIKIGFRKKYSLYFCTAEGGAIEEMDDIEEDWGAEEEESYWDGYEDYYSDDYRYEDRDNPCTSSYFGDRRSIRKVLFSSDLGLIAKKRDDGNLHVFATNLVNVQPMSGVEVKAYDYQQQLLSSGQTDGDGKVILQGKGNPFVIIAKKDNQVGYLKIDDGSSLSLSNFDVTGERIQNGLKGFIYGERGVWRPADTLHLGFILEDIEETLPSEHPVIMELWNPMGQLYSRKVSSQPVGDMYRFDLLTDKDAPTGNWLAKAKVGGATFSKQIKIETIKPNRLKIELNFNKSVFTSSDQQASGDLNVRWLSGAKAGNLKAEFELVLSPIKTTFKKYPNYSFDDLSKDFYSEREMVYEGRVNADGYSRININLGEPNNAPGALNARFLGKVYEEGGDFSISNVSMPYYPYSTFVGVKTPEGDKRGIILTDKDHAIRIASVDADGNPINRRNVKVQLFKLDWKWWWDNSYDAISNYVGRSYRDPIKEGFVDTNNGEGSWNLRIDYPQWGRYFVRVEDPISGHSAGQVVYIDWPGWAGKGKRGELGGSSMLDFGIEKEEYKVGEKIALSIPTTAGNRILVSLESGSKVLQTFWVEAKEGNTAVDFEATSDMAPNFYINLTMLQPHGQTSNDLPIRLYGVQSVKVVDPGTRLEPVIAMPDDLRPEQSFTIGVSEKGGKAMAYSIAVVDEGLLDITNFKTPDPWNSFYAREALGIKTWDVYDDVMGAFAGKIERLLAVGGDGDIEAKEETEANRFKPVVMYLGPFYLQAGKSAKHNLKLPQYIGSVKTMVIAANNGAYGFADKATPVKQPLMILATLPRVAGPTETMKLPVNVFALDNNVKNAKVKVEATGTLALNGAAEQSVTFSGQGDKVIYFDLKAKEVLGVGKVKVTATSGSLTASYDIEMNIIPRNPPVTQVVEKVLGASENWSLDYTPIGLAGRNEGAIELSTLPPLNIEQRLGYLIQYPHGCIEQTTSSVFAQLYLDNLTTLPDDKKMQVQKNIDAAINRLKSFQLSSGGFSYWPGNSYANFWGTNYAGHFLIEARKKGYSVPEGMLASWTNFQTQKADAWGSLSGEEDNDLIQAYRLYTLALAGSPAVGAMNRMKEKANLQREARWRLALTYALAGFDQQATGLVEGLSSEVEPDNNRRYYYTYGSPMRDQAMIMETLLQLKRKEDAFGILQKIAKEMGNKDNWMSTQTTAYCFISIAKYVQDFPLEESLTVALEVGGKLSPAGGKDYVTQVYLQTPDKQQPIKITNNGSAPIFARIIRKGVPIEGGEIAGEKNLSMIVSYKTMDGDGLDVSRLKQGTNFMAEVVVRNPGEKGLYKDMALTQLFPSGWEIINTRLEGTEDASNGQKPDYTDIRDDRVMNYFDLQASKQIVIRVLLNASYQGKFYMPATSVEAMYDDTIYAHKAGRWVEVITDK; this comes from the coding sequence ATGCAACGTGTATTAAAACAACTTTTTGCTTGCTCTGCTATTTTTTACCTTTTGACTGCCTGCGGCGGCTCAGGCCCGGCCGCCAGAAAAGACGACTTTAGCAGCCCCAAGAATCTCTATGTAGATTATATTTCCTCTTTCACCGGTGGTGTGATTTCACGTACCTCATCTATCCGAATCCGGCTCACTAAATCAGCCGGAGACTCGCTGGCAGGCAAAGCTGTTGATGCCTCTTTTTTCAAATTTTCCCCATCAATGAAGGGAACAGCGCTTTGGGAAGATAATCGCACAATTGTCTACACTCCATCCGAATACCTTCCCAGCAACACCAAATACGAAGCTATTTTCAGTCTGGGCAAGGTGCTCAAGGATGTGCCCGGCGACAGAAGTGAGTTTAAGTTCACCTTTCAAACACTCATCCAAAATTTCGACGGAATAGTCAACAACCTCCAGCCTTACGACAAAAAAGACCTTAAGAGGATGAGGATTGACGGCCAGGTACAGACCGCCGACTTTGCGGATATTGAGAACGTAGAAAATGTATTGAAAGCCACTCAGGGTGGTAAAGACCTGAAGGTTACCTGGAAGCACGGCGACAACAACATGCATGCATTTGTTGTAGAAGAAGTTACCCGCTCCGAAAAGGAAAGCACTGTGACCCTGGCCTTCAATGGCACGTCTATTGGCGCCGAAAAATCGGAAGAACAGGAGGTGAAGGTGCCTTCTTTAAGCGATTTCTCGGTGCTGTCGAGTAAATTTGTGACCGGAGCAGAGGACTACATCTCTATTCTTTTTTCAGACCCGCTGGACGACAGGCAAGCGCTTCAGGGCCTCATCCAGCTAGCCGGTAACAGCAACAGACATCGCACTGTTATCAGCTTAAATGAATTAAAAATTTACCCTACCTCTACTCTTCAGGGCTCAGTAGAGGTCACTATTCACAATTCTCTCAAAAACATTGCTGGCTACAACCTGAAACAAGACTACAGCACCAGCCTGGAAATGGTGCAGGTCAAACCGGAGATACGTTTGGTCGACACCTCGGGGAAATCTATCCTGCCCAGCACAAACGGGGTCATCCTGCCTTTTGAAGCGGTTGGGCTCAGCGCAGTCGACGTTACAGTCACCAGGGTGTTTGAGGACAACATGCTGCAATACCTGCAAACAAACAACATGGGTGGCCGCTATGAGCTTCGAAGGGTGGGGCGCCCCGTCACGCAAACTGTTATCCAGCTCAACAACTCCGGAGTAACGAATCTCAATAAATGGAATCGTTTCACACTTAATCTTGAGGAAATCATTAAGACTGCTCCCGGGGCGGTTTATGAAATAAAGATAGGCTTCCGGAAGAAATATTCACTCTACTTCTGTACTGCTGAGGGCGGCGCCATTGAAGAAATGGATGATATAGAGGAAGATTGGGGAGCAGAAGAGGAAGAGTCTTACTGGGACGGCTACGAGGACTATTACAGCGACGACTACCGATATGAAGACCGGGACAATCCATGCACCAGTTCGTACTTTGGAGACCGACGCTCTATCAGAAAGGTACTTTTCTCTTCAGACCTGGGGCTCATTGCGAAGAAAAGAGACGATGGCAACCTGCATGTGTTTGCTACTAACCTGGTGAACGTTCAGCCCATGTCGGGCGTCGAAGTAAAAGCCTATGATTACCAACAGCAGTTGCTAAGCTCCGGTCAGACCGACGGCGACGGCAAAGTGATCTTACAAGGCAAGGGGAATCCTTTCGTTATTATCGCCAAAAAAGACAATCAGGTAGGCTACCTGAAAATTGACGACGGCAGCTCATTGTCTCTGAGCAATTTTGACGTCACTGGCGAGCGGATTCAAAACGGCCTCAAAGGTTTTATATACGGCGAACGAGGCGTTTGGCGGCCGGCCGATACCCTGCACCTTGGATTTATTTTGGAAGACATTGAGGAGACGCTCCCTTCGGAGCACCCTGTGATCATGGAGCTGTGGAACCCCATGGGACAGCTCTACTCCCGCAAGGTGAGCTCTCAGCCGGTGGGTGACATGTATCGCTTTGATCTGCTCACAGACAAAGACGCCCCTACGGGCAATTGGTTGGCCAAAGCCAAAGTAGGCGGCGCCACCTTCAGCAAACAGATAAAAATAGAAACCATCAAGCCCAATAGGCTCAAAATAGAGCTTAATTTCAACAAAAGCGTGTTCACCTCCTCCGACCAGCAAGCATCCGGCGACTTGAATGTACGCTGGCTTAGCGGCGCCAAGGCGGGCAACCTGAAAGCGGAGTTTGAACTGGTTTTATCTCCCATTAAAACCACTTTCAAAAAATACCCCAACTACAGCTTCGACGACCTCTCAAAAGACTTCTACTCCGAGCGGGAAATGGTGTACGAAGGCAGGGTGAATGCTGATGGATATTCCCGGATCAACATCAATTTGGGAGAGCCTAACAATGCTCCTGGTGCTCTCAATGCCAGGTTTCTGGGCAAAGTATATGAAGAAGGTGGCGATTTCAGCATCAGCAACGTCAGCATGCCTTACTATCCGTATTCAACCTTCGTAGGTGTAAAAACTCCGGAAGGTGACAAGCGGGGTATCATCCTTACCGATAAAGACCATGCTATCCGCATCGCATCGGTCGACGCTGATGGCAACCCTATCAATCGGCGCAATGTGAAGGTGCAGCTCTTTAAGCTGGACTGGAAATGGTGGTGGGACAATTCCTACGACGCCATCAGCAACTATGTGGGCCGGTCGTACCGTGACCCTATCAAAGAAGGGTTTGTAGACACCAACAACGGTGAGGGCTCCTGGAATCTCCGGATAGACTACCCACAATGGGGCCGCTATTTCGTGCGGGTGGAAGATCCTATCTCAGGGCACTCTGCCGGGCAGGTGGTCTACATCGACTGGCCGGGCTGGGCTGGTAAAGGCAAAAGAGGTGAGCTGGGTGGCTCTTCCATGCTCGACTTTGGTATAGAAAAAGAAGAATACAAAGTGGGCGAAAAAATCGCTTTGTCCATACCTACTACGGCCGGTAACCGCATACTGGTAAGCTTGGAATCAGGAAGCAAAGTACTTCAAACCTTTTGGGTGGAAGCCAAGGAAGGCAACACTGCTGTTGACTTTGAAGCTACCAGCGACATGGCTCCAAATTTTTACATCAACCTTACGATGCTACAACCTCACGGTCAAACATCAAATGACTTGCCCATCAGGTTATACGGTGTGCAGTCGGTGAAGGTGGTTGACCCCGGCACCAGGCTTGAGCCTGTAATTGCTATGCCAGACGATTTACGTCCCGAGCAGTCTTTCACTATCGGGGTATCAGAAAAGGGTGGCAAGGCCATGGCCTACTCCATTGCGGTTGTTGATGAAGGATTGCTGGATATTACCAACTTCAAAACACCGGACCCCTGGAACTCTTTCTACGCCAGAGAGGCATTAGGTATTAAAACCTGGGACGTATATGACGACGTGATGGGTGCTTTTGCCGGCAAAATAGAGCGCCTTCTGGCTGTAGGCGGTGACGGCGACATAGAAGCCAAGGAAGAAACCGAAGCTAACAGGTTCAAGCCGGTGGTTATGTACCTGGGGCCGTTCTACCTTCAGGCTGGCAAGTCTGCCAAGCACAACCTCAAGCTGCCACAATACATCGGCAGTGTAAAAACCATGGTCATCGCTGCCAACAACGGAGCATATGGTTTCGCCGACAAGGCCACGCCTGTAAAGCAGCCGCTAATGATATTGGCTACCTTACCCAGAGTAGCCGGGCCAACAGAAACGATGAAGCTGCCTGTCAATGTTTTTGCCCTGGACAATAATGTAAAAAATGCCAAAGTGAAAGTAGAAGCCACGGGCACTCTAGCGCTCAACGGAGCCGCCGAGCAGTCCGTCACGTTCAGTGGGCAGGGCGACAAAGTCATTTACTTTGACCTGAAAGCGAAAGAGGTATTGGGTGTAGGCAAAGTGAAGGTAACGGCCACCTCAGGCAGCCTCACTGCCAGCTACGATATTGAGATGAACATCATTCCACGCAACCCACCGGTAACGCAGGTGGTGGAAAAGGTGCTTGGTGCGAGCGAGAACTGGAGTCTGGATTACACGCCAATTGGCCTGGCGGGAAGGAACGAAGGCGCCATCGAGCTAAGTACACTGCCACCACTGAATATCGAACAGCGCCTGGGCTATCTGATCCAGTACCCGCATGGCTGTATCGAACAAACCACCTCTTCGGTATTTGCGCAGCTCTACCTTGATAACCTGACTACCCTGCCAGATGACAAGAAAATGCAAGTGCAAAAAAATATCGATGCTGCCATTAACCGGCTGAAAAGCTTCCAGTTGAGCAGTGGCGGCTTCTCGTACTGGCCCGGCAACAGTTATGCCAACTTCTGGGGCACCAACTATGCCGGTCACTTCCTTATTGAGGCCCGGAAAAAAGGTTATAGTGTGCCAGAAGGTATGCTGGCTTCATGGACCAATTTCCAAACCCAGAAAGCGGACGCATGGGGAAGCCTGAGCGGCGAAGAAGACAACGACCTCATCCAGGCCTACAGGCTGTATACCCTGGCACTGGCTGGCAGCCCTGCAGTGGGCGCTATGAACAGGATGAAGGAGAAGGCAAACCTGCAAAGAGAAGCCCGCTGGAGACTTGCACTGACTTATGCATTGGCTGGATTTGATCAGCAGGCAACCGGCCTTGTCGAAGGTCTCTCATCAGAAGTTGAACCCGACAACAACAGGCGTTACTACTACACCTACGGCTCACCCATGAGGGACCAGGCCATGATCATGGAAACACTTCTGCAGCTCAAAAGGAAAGAAGATGCCTTTGGGATCCTACAGAAAATAGCCAAAGAAATGGGCAATAAAGACAACTGGATGAGCACGCAAACAACGGCTTATTGCTTTATTTCCATTGCCAAATATGTGCAGGACTTTCCTTTGGAGGAATCGCTCACAGTAGCTTTGGAGGTAGGCGGAAAGCTTTCTCCGGCGGGAGGAAAGGACTATGTGACCCAGGTATACCTTCAAACGCCCGACAAACAGCAGCCGATCAAAATAACCAATAACGGAAGTGCTCCCATCTTCGCAAGGATCATCCGCAAAGGTGTTCCGATTGAGGGCGGCGAAATTGCAGGCGAGAAGAACCTGAGCATGATCGTCAGCTACAAAACCATGGACGGCGACGGTCTTGATGTATCGAGGCTAAAACAAGGGACAAACTTCATGGCGGAGGTTGTTGTGCGAAACCCGGGAGAAAAGGGACTGTACAAAGACATGGCGCTCACTCAACTGTTTCCTTCGGGTTGGGAAATTATTAATACCCGACTGGAAGGCACTGAAGATGCGAGCAATGGGCAAAAACCTGACTATACCGATATTCGTGACGACAGGGTCATGAATTATTTCGACTTGCAGGCAAGCAAACAAATCGTGATCAGGGTGTTGCTCAATGCATCTTACCAGGGCAAATTTTATATGCCTGCCACTTCAGTAGAAGCCATGTACGATGACACCATCTACGCCCACAAGGCCGGAAGGTGGGTAGAAGTGATCACCGATAAATAG
- the pbpC gene encoding penicillin-binding protein 1C has product MLILFYPLPSPLFPKKYATLLQSSDGQLLGARISSDGQWRFPPADSVPQKFKAAILLFEDEYFHYHPGINPVSLGRAFWQNIRSGKIVSGGSTLTMQTVRMALENQERTYRQKLWELLLSIKLELFYSKEEILRLYTYHAPFGGNVVGLSAASWRYFGRPPYQLSWAETAALAVLPNSPSSVFPGKNEITFRHKRDALLDKLSAKGYLTSDEALLAKAEPLPGKVKPLPNDAFHLLQRAEKDGLVGTIVQSTLDFALQRQVKEKTDRYSEQLAYNEIHNAAAIVIDIASGETLAYVGNSFPNGDETNNHGQFVDVITAHRSPGSLLKPFLYAAALDDGILLPKELLPDIPLFYRGFAPQNFDKKYRGAVAADEALASSLNVPFVFLLREYGYEKLHQKLRQIGMQSLDRPANHYGLSLILGGAESTLWELSGMFAGMARALNNFQDRPYNRGYSTADYRPNTYLPLKTTEQESDLEANGLLAAPSILYAFQAMQQLRRPEEMSGAEMYGSYRPIAWKTGTSHGFRDAWAIGLNDRYVVGVWVGNADNEGRPGLTGIRSASPLMFSIFELLGGDATFDEPFGKPVSICKESGLLATEYCTETTDTNLPDYMLQGKRCTYHHLLHLDQAEKHQVSSACYAVDKMLSRRWFVLPAVQAWYYKQYHSNYKEPPPFLPACGEQNANGFMELIYPREFTKVYVPVEQDGKPGLAIFEAAHRNPASTIYWHLDEAYVGSTNFIHQMGFHPEPGPHMLTLVDDEGNELKQAFEVLQ; this is encoded by the coding sequence ATGCTCATCCTGTTTTACCCCCTGCCATCTCCCCTTTTTCCTAAGAAATACGCCACACTTCTTCAATCTTCCGATGGACAGTTGCTGGGAGCCCGCATCTCCTCTGACGGACAATGGCGCTTCCCCCCGGCTGATTCGGTGCCACAAAAGTTCAAAGCAGCCATTCTCCTTTTCGAAGATGAGTACTTTCACTACCATCCGGGGATCAATCCTGTATCACTTGGCAGGGCATTTTGGCAAAACATTCGGTCTGGAAAAATAGTAAGCGGCGGCAGCACATTGACCATGCAAACAGTAAGAATGGCCCTGGAAAACCAGGAGAGAACCTATCGGCAAAAGCTCTGGGAACTCCTGCTTTCCATCAAGCTGGAGCTCTTTTATTCAAAAGAAGAAATACTACGGTTGTATACTTACCACGCACCTTTTGGCGGCAATGTCGTCGGGCTCTCGGCAGCATCCTGGCGGTATTTCGGTCGCCCGCCCTATCAGCTTTCATGGGCAGAAACTGCAGCGCTGGCAGTACTGCCTAACAGCCCCTCTTCAGTATTTCCAGGAAAAAATGAAATCACCTTCAGACACAAAAGAGATGCCCTTTTAGATAAACTCAGCGCAAAAGGCTACCTCACCAGCGACGAGGCCCTGCTGGCAAAAGCTGAACCTCTGCCCGGTAAAGTAAAGCCCCTGCCCAACGATGCTTTCCACCTTTTGCAACGAGCTGAAAAAGATGGTCTGGTCGGTACCATTGTGCAATCAACGCTGGACTTTGCTTTGCAACGGCAGGTGAAAGAAAAAACGGATCGCTATTCAGAGCAACTGGCCTACAATGAAATCCACAACGCCGCTGCCATTGTTATCGATATTGCTTCAGGGGAAACGCTCGCCTACGTAGGTAATTCCTTTCCCAATGGTGACGAAACCAATAACCATGGCCAGTTTGTGGACGTGATCACCGCCCACAGAAGTCCCGGAAGCCTGCTAAAGCCATTTCTGTATGCCGCAGCGCTGGATGATGGCATTCTCTTACCAAAGGAGCTACTGCCTGACATCCCTCTCTTCTATCGGGGTTTTGCTCCGCAAAACTTCGACAAAAAATACAGGGGAGCCGTTGCAGCTGATGAGGCGCTTGCCAGCAGCCTCAACGTGCCTTTCGTTTTTCTCTTACGGGAATATGGCTATGAAAAGCTGCACCAGAAGCTCCGGCAAATAGGCATGCAGTCGTTGGATAGGCCCGCCAATCACTATGGCCTCTCGCTTATTCTTGGCGGAGCTGAATCAACACTTTGGGAACTGTCAGGCATGTTTGCTGGCATGGCGAGAGCGCTGAACAACTTTCAGGATCGCCCTTACAACAGAGGCTATTCAACTGCGGACTACAGACCAAACACCTACCTTCCACTAAAAACAACCGAACAAGAAAGTGACCTGGAAGCGAATGGCCTGCTGGCAGCACCCTCCATACTTTATGCCTTCCAGGCCATGCAGCAGCTAAGGCGTCCTGAAGAAATGTCTGGTGCAGAAATGTATGGCTCGTACCGCCCCATTGCCTGGAAAACCGGTACCAGCCACGGCTTTCGTGATGCCTGGGCCATCGGTCTCAACGACCGTTATGTGGTAGGTGTTTGGGTAGGCAACGCCGACAATGAAGGCCGGCCAGGGCTAACGGGCATTCGCTCGGCCTCACCACTGATGTTCAGCATATTCGAACTGCTGGGTGGCGATGCCACCTTCGATGAGCCGTTCGGAAAGCCGGTCAGCATCTGCAAAGAAAGCGGACTTTTGGCAACCGAGTATTGTACGGAAACCACTGACACCAATTTACCTGACTATATGCTTCAGGGAAAACGATGCACCTACCATCATCTTCTCCACCTGGATCAGGCTGAAAAACACCAGGTAAGCAGCGCTTGCTATGCTGTTGACAAGATGCTAAGCAGGCGCTGGTTTGTGTTGCCAGCAGTGCAGGCATGGTACTACAAGCAGTACCACTCCAACTACAAGGAACCGCCTCCATTTTTACCCGCTTGTGGCGAACAAAATGCTAATGGCTTCATGGAATTAATTTACCCAAGGGAGTTCACCAAAGTATATGTGCCAGTTGAGCAGGATGGCAAACCAGGCCTGGCCATATTTGAAGCGGCACACCGCAATCCGGCTTCTACCATCTACTGGCACCTGGATGAAGCCTACGTTGGCTCAACGAATTTCATTCATCAAATGGGTTTTCATCCGGAACCTGGCCCACACATGCTTACCCTTGTGGATGACGAGGGGAATGAATTGAAACAGGCGTTTGAGGTATTACAATAA